Proteins from a single region of Gossypium arboreum isolate Shixiya-1 chromosome 1, ASM2569848v2, whole genome shotgun sequence:
- the LOC108463070 gene encoding transcription factor JUNGBRUNNEN 1, whose translation MMNVDDVQGVNDNKADHEDIQLPGFRFHPTDEELVGFYLKRKVEKKPLRFELIKQIDIYKFDPWDLPKASMVGGGGESESYFFCKRGRKYRNSVRPNRVTGSGFWKATGIDKPVYAQTGDHQGLACIGLKKTLVYYRGAAGKGTKTDWMMHEFRLPYPHESTTVVAFSNPKFAAQEAEVWTICRIFKRNSSLKKHKQDWRQVTAKRASLTTAPTSQTCSVESKSNVQGKYITFGSPFIVDYHHHNDEEKPSMLVNHHNISGKNQSQWHVTDRMSSAAMAQIPSSMAASSSSFSNDDFFTEANWDELKSVVEFALEPFPM comes from the exons ATGATGAACGTCGACGACGTCCAAGGTGTTAACGATAACAAGGCCGATCACGAAGATATTCAACTTCCTGGGTTCCGGTTTCATCCTACTGATGAAGAGCTCGTAGGGTTTTATCTTAAACGCAAAGTTGAAAAGAAACCCCTAAGATTCGAGCTTATCAAACAGATTGATATTTACAAATTTGATCCCTGGGATCTCCCGA AAGCTAGCATGGTGGGGGGAGGAGGAGAGAGTGAATCGTACTTCTTCTGCAAACGAGGAAGGAAATACAGGAACAGCGTGAGACCAAACAGGGTAACAGGGTCTGGTTTTTGGAAAGCAACCGGCATTGACAAGCCTGTTTATGCTCAAACAGGTGATCATCAAGGCCTTGCCTGCATTGGGTTAAAGAAAACCTTAGTGTATTACCGTGGAGCCGCCGGAAAAGGGACCAAAACCGATTGGATGATGCACGAGTTTCGTCTTCCTTATCCCCATGAGAGTACCACTGTCGTCGCCTTTTCCAATCCCAAATTTGCTGCACAAGAAGCT GAAGTATGGACCATATGTCGAATCTTCAAGCGAAATTCATCACTCAAAAAACACAAACAAGATTGGAGACAAGTCACAGCAAAACGAGCTTCACTGACAACAGCGCCAACCTCTCAAACATGTAGTGTGGAGTCCAAATCCAACGTTCAAGGGAAGTACATTACCTTCGGTTCTCCATTTATAGTAGATTATCATCATCATAACGACGAGGAGAAGCCATCAATGCTTGTGAATCATCATAATATAAGTGGAAAGAACCAAAGCCAATGGCATGTTACAGATAGAATGAGTAGTGCTGCAATGGCTCAAATACCTTCATCAATGGCGGCATCATCTTCTAGCTTTTCAAACGATGATTTCTTCACTGAGGCCAATTGGGATGAGCTGAAATCAGTTGTGGAGTTTGCTCTTGAACCCTTTcctatgtaa